A single genomic interval of Clostridia bacterium harbors:
- a CDS encoding cytochrome c3 family protein has protein sequence MKRVFLSIVVILLIASTGKLYAGKHPVPLEKDIDAAKCLECHEDKSKGKFVHSAIATGCTSCHEVRVNKDVTRVKLTTTTPQALCLTCHADKNAADIKGTVHAPAVRDCIKCHDPHTAENKNQLLKADMGDKTTNLCLSCHKTGLDVPAEGSRHAALDMGCSTCHITHKTGEAGKREFDFHLTKDAPALCVDCHDPKDDTIAKAHNGQPIAKADCLTCHDPHQSNGKKLVQRFVHAPFSDKDSCATCHEAPKDGKVVLTQAEPKALCVTCHEEQAKKIETAKVQHPGAMGNCTDCHNAHAGKSQGFPKPDAVNACLACHADQAEQHKKKHLHQPAFEQGCATCHEPHGGDNVHLLRAKTTSALCIECHGPDAKPQKLEKEHLVTIFDGKVRLPENYFAKVARLPIKYGLGHPVEKHPVVDQMDPTDVTKLRVAINCATCHQPHASAQPGLLVNDQANNIAFCASCHKDLGK, from the coding sequence GTGAAAAGGGTTTTTTTATCGATTGTTGTAATTCTCCTCATCGCAAGTACGGGCAAGTTGTACGCCGGCAAGCATCCAGTGCCTCTGGAGAAAGACATCGATGCTGCAAAATGCCTCGAGTGCCACGAAGACAAGTCCAAGGGCAAGTTTGTGCACTCGGCGATTGCCACTGGATGTACTAGCTGTCACGAAGTACGGGTTAACAAAGACGTTACTCGCGTAAAGCTCACGACCACTACTCCTCAAGCTCTCTGCCTCACCTGCCACGCCGACAAGAACGCCGCGGATATCAAAGGCACGGTTCACGCCCCGGCAGTCCGCGATTGCATCAAGTGTCACGACCCGCACACCGCCGAAAACAAGAACCAGCTCTTGAAAGCGGATATGGGCGACAAGACAACGAACCTTTGTCTGTCGTGTCACAAGACCGGCCTGGACGTTCCTGCGGAAGGAAGCAGGCATGCGGCGCTCGACATGGGTTGCTCCACCTGCCACATCACGCACAAGACGGGTGAAGCCGGCAAGCGCGAGTTCGACTTCCACCTGACCAAAGACGCTCCCGCCCTCTGCGTCGATTGCCACGATCCCAAGGACGACACGATCGCCAAGGCGCACAACGGCCAACCCATCGCCAAAGCTGATTGCCTGACCTGCCACGATCCACACCAGTCGAACGGCAAGAAGCTGGTTCAGAGGTTTGTGCATGCGCCGTTCAGCGATAAAGATTCCTGCGCCACCTGTCACGAGGCTCCGAAGGACGGCAAAGTTGTGCTGACGCAGGCCGAGCCGAAGGCCCTGTGCGTGACGTGTCATGAAGAGCAGGCGAAGAAGATTGAAACCGCGAAGGTTCAGCATCCGGGCGCAATGGGCAATTGCACGGATTGTCACAATGCCCATGCCGGCAAGTCGCAGGGATTCCCCAAGCCGGACGCAGTGAACGCCTGCCTCGCCTGCCACGCCGATCAGGCTGAACAGCACAAGAAGAAGCACCTGCATCAGCCGGCATTTGAACAGGGTTGCGCCACCTGCCACGAACCGCACGGCGGCGATAACGTTCATCTGCTGCGGGCGAAGACTACGAGCGCCCTCTGCATCGAGTGCCACGGTCCCGACGCGAAGCCGCAGAAGTTAGAGAAAGAGCACCTCGTGACGATTTTCGACGGCAAGGTGAGGCTGCCGGAAAACTACTTCGCGAAAGTTGCTCGGCTGCCCATCAAGTACGGCCTTGGTCACCCGGTGGAAAAGCACCCGGTTGTGGACCAGATGGATCCGACCGACGTAACCAAGCTCCGGGTAGCGATCAATTGCGCGACGTGCCATCAGCCGCATGCTTCCGCGCAGCCGGGCTTGCTTGTGAATGACCAGGCCAACAACATCGCGTTCTGCGCGAGCTGCCATAAGGATCTGGGGAAGTAG
- a CDS encoding peptidylprolyl isomerase produces MKLQFCTAAVVLVGISVSGAQVASHAPTGVKAEMSANAASAKPGIQTTGKAVARVNGAVLTDRDLLRQMYAIFPYARQHNGFPKDMEPQIRQGALDMIIFEELLYQEAKRRNVTIPPARLAQAEANFRKQFPNKEIFQGYMNVELGGSKPALRELIRRSLLIESMLRTEITAKSTVTPAQAKAYYDKNPSQFKRPEMIHIQSISILPPNNVPDVLKEARVRAEAAAKQAKNAKSYRAFGLLAEQMSDDDYRVNMGDHKPVPPSKLPPEIVKAAMTMKPGDVSDLIQLGNAYTIFRLQAHQLPGKVLYAEVKAKLRSDLEKEKTQNIRATLGDKLRKNAKIEKL; encoded by the coding sequence ATGAAATTGCAGTTCTGCACCGCCGCAGTCGTTCTGGTGGGGATCTCGGTCTCCGGCGCACAGGTCGCTTCCCACGCTCCAACAGGAGTCAAGGCGGAGATGAGCGCCAACGCCGCCAGCGCGAAACCCGGAATCCAGACAACCGGGAAAGCGGTGGCGCGGGTGAACGGCGCGGTGCTGACCGATCGAGACCTATTGCGCCAGATGTATGCCATCTTCCCATACGCGCGGCAGCACAACGGCTTTCCCAAAGACATGGAGCCGCAGATCCGCCAAGGCGCCCTCGACATGATCATCTTTGAGGAGTTGCTCTACCAGGAAGCGAAGCGCCGAAACGTGACGATTCCGCCTGCGCGCCTGGCCCAGGCCGAAGCCAATTTCCGCAAACAGTTCCCGAACAAGGAAATTTTTCAAGGCTATATGAATGTTGAACTGGGCGGCTCGAAACCAGCGCTGCGAGAGCTGATACGGCGCTCGCTGCTGATCGAATCGATGCTGAGGACCGAAATCACGGCGAAATCCACGGTTACACCAGCCCAGGCAAAGGCCTACTACGACAAGAACCCGTCACAGTTCAAACGGCCAGAGATGATTCACATACAGAGCATTTCCATCCTTCCGCCCAATAATGTTCCCGATGTCCTGAAGGAAGCGCGCGTTCGGGCCGAAGCAGCCGCGAAGCAGGCGAAGAATGCAAAGAGTTATCGCGCGTTTGGGTTATTGGCAGAGCAGATGTCGGATGACGACTACAGGGTCAATATGGGCGACCACAAGCCTGTGCCCCCGAGCAAACTCCCGCCGGAGATTGTGAAGGCCGCGATGACGATGAAGCCGGGAGACGTGAGTGACCTCATTCAATTAGGGAACGCCTACACCATATTCCGCCTACAGGCGCATCAGTTGCCGGGCAAGGTGCTATACGCGGAAGTAAAGGCGAAGCTGAGATCGGACTTGGAAAAAGAGAAGACGCAGAACATCCGTGCAACGCTCGGGGACAAACTGCGGAAAAACGCAAAGATCGAAAAGTTATAG
- a CDS encoding SMP-30/gluconolactonase/LRE family protein, whose product MREAEMFTGHQESIRRGLVTALVLVGLALLLSVPAAVHGKDKKFKKEAVPEKPHFLDVLDYSKIVWPNPPAITRVKYLNYFSGEKFRADQPKEKKKGRWMDRLAGVAVGETSKAEKPRFQLIMPYGMGVDSKNRLYIADRKVSAVFIVDTETWKFELIKNGVSARFGMITGLTLDDSDRLFVADSVARRVLVFAPDHKLEGTISDGMADPGGMAIDNENRFLYVADAELDQVLVYDADPPYKLLRKIGTTGKAHTLTDPGNFGKPTNVAVDQDGNLFVSDTFNNRVQIFDADGKFIRTFGKAGDGPGYFARPKGIAIDGDGHVWVADGVQDRVQVFTQEGQLLLWMGGHGLLPGQFNTLAGLAIDKNNRVFTSEQYPGRVQMFRYFTDDEARAEKSRRDAEQEKKAAARAGGKPAQADKSSEAKAQP is encoded by the coding sequence ATGAGAGAAGCAGAGATGTTCACAGGTCATCAAGAATCGATTCGGCGCGGATTGGTAACGGCACTGGTGCTCGTCGGATTGGCGCTCCTGCTGAGCGTGCCGGCTGCCGTCCACGGCAAGGACAAGAAGTTCAAGAAGGAGGCCGTGCCGGAGAAGCCGCACTTCCTGGACGTGCTCGACTACTCGAAGATCGTGTGGCCGAATCCGCCGGCGATCACGCGGGTCAAGTACTTGAATTATTTTTCGGGCGAGAAGTTCAGGGCCGATCAACCGAAAGAGAAGAAGAAGGGAAGATGGATGGACCGGCTCGCCGGTGTGGCAGTCGGTGAGACTTCCAAGGCTGAAAAACCGCGCTTCCAGCTGATCATGCCCTATGGGATGGGCGTGGACTCCAAGAACCGCCTGTACATCGCCGACCGTAAGGTCAGCGCCGTCTTCATCGTCGATACAGAGACCTGGAAATTTGAACTCATCAAGAATGGCGTCAGCGCGCGCTTTGGAATGATTACCGGGCTCACGCTTGACGATAGCGACCGCCTATTTGTGGCCGATAGCGTGGCAAGACGTGTATTGGTCTTCGCGCCTGACCACAAACTGGAAGGCACAATCAGCGACGGCATGGCCGACCCCGGAGGGATGGCCATCGATAACGAGAACCGGTTCCTCTATGTAGCCGACGCGGAACTTGACCAGGTGCTGGTCTATGACGCCGATCCGCCATACAAGCTCTTGCGCAAGATCGGAACCACAGGGAAAGCCCACACCCTCACCGATCCGGGTAACTTCGGAAAGCCCACGAACGTTGCGGTCGATCAAGACGGTAACTTGTTCGTCTCCGACACATTCAACAACCGCGTCCAGATCTTCGACGCCGACGGCAAGTTTATCCGCACCTTCGGCAAGGCTGGTGACGGTCCGGGCTACTTTGCGCGGCCAAAGGGAATCGCCATTGATGGCGACGGCCACGTGTGGGTCGCCGACGGCGTGCAAGACCGCGTGCAGGTATTCACCCAGGAGGGGCAGTTGCTCCTCTGGATGGGTGGCCACGGCTTGCTTCCCGGACAGTTCAATACCCTCGCGGGGTTAGCGATCGACAAGAACAACCGGGTGTTTACTTCGGAGCAATATCCGGGACGGGTGCAGATGTTCCGGTATTTCACCGATGACGAAGCGAGGGCCGAAAAATCCAGGCGCGACGCCGAGCAAGAGAAAAAAGCTGCGGCCAGGGCAGGAGGAAAGCCCGCGCAGGCTGACAAGAGTTCAGAGGCGAAAGCTCAACCGTAG